A portion of the Babylonia areolata isolate BAREFJ2019XMU chromosome 4, ASM4173473v1, whole genome shotgun sequence genome contains these proteins:
- the LOC143281602 gene encoding virulence metalloprotease-like: protein MLRPCVFIAILLACLVSTSDGAKIVDVKDLLQRAWRKSRDLSDAMTSLQYKRDAGRLTRRELDDAIALDDDTKLQVVKTTTTAQGTRLMKMQETFQGRTVADGIVTVETDTNGVHVLDASGTVYNHIDLDLDSTSNLDRKEALVICLRHHNDEMLQDEISHVKVQAQVLFEDGQGDPYPAYLVQYLVQGLGEEERRPTCTLSARDAHVIMSWDALDSCTDCRATGTGGNVKIGKIRYGLLQHCLNVRRDKGLCYLENEYVRVINNNFTESEADSSEGTDVEAASYDCLETDDEVNGAYSPLLDALFYGTVVGRMYQDWYQTSPLGDVITFRVHYGVNVSNAFWNGYECQYGDGGESFYPMVSLDVTSHEIAHGLTERNSNLYYFQQWGGINEAFSDMAGETAEAYLNEADWLMGIDVSKQHTPLRYFQHPELDNSSISHVDNYTDFLDPHFGSGVYNRVFFLLVHDYGLPIREVFHVFLHANQMYWHHMPTYAQAACDVMKSAYDRGQDGAKFRQAFSEVGLDACHLQDHVLGLRAGQAHSNITVARHISPFFSFSVPGEFAENVTVSATSLQGDVYIVVSNRTWDAADGEEDVDVYAEGLSPVQFLLPSNTSTHLSLTLSTDSETPLTDVTLQASYDCVEDYTPSDEDMNSYYIYFLWQEYCDHPKEENDNDGESEEEPDENEDEPSKEDDQSEDSTDETTPETPEQGRQRPGRLGRKQRAS, encoded by the exons ATGCTTCGACCGTGCGTCTTCATCGCGATTCTGTTGG catgtCTCGTTTCCACCTCGGACGGTGCGAAAATTGTGGATGTCAAAGATCTGCTCCAGCGAGCGTGGCGGAAAAGTCGGGATCTTTCTGACGCAATGACATCATTGCAGTATAAACGTGACGCAGGCAGACTGACGAGAAGAGAGCTGGATGACGCCATAGCGTTGGATGACGACACGAAACTGCAAGTCGTGAAAACGACGACCACGGCACAAGGCACTCGACTGATGAAGATGCAGGAAACGTTTCAAG GTCGCACTGTAGCGGACGGCATCGTGACAGTGGAAACCGACACCAATGGAGTTCACGTCCTGGATGCCAGCGGAACAGTGTACAACCACATCGACCTTGACCTTGACTCCACCAGCAACCTTGACCGCAAAGAGGCGCTAGTGATCTGCTTGAGACACCACAACGACGAAATGTTGCAAGACGAAATTTCGCATGTCAAG GTGCAAGCTCAGGTGCTGTTTGAGGACGGCCAGGGGGACCCTTATCCCGCCTACCTGGTGCAGTACCTGGTGCAGGGCCTAGGGGAGGAGGAGCGACGCCCCACCTGCACGCTCAGCGCACGCGATGCCCACGTGATCATGAGCTGGGACGCCCTGGACTCTTGCACCGACTGCAGGGCCACGGGCACTGGCGGCAACGTCAAGATCGGGAAAATCCGCTACGGGCTTTTGCAGCACTGCTTGAACGTCCGTCGGGACAAGGGTCTGTGCTACCTGGAGAACGAGTACGTGCGGGTGATCAACAACAACTTCACCGAATCGGAAGCGGACAGCAGCGAAGGGACGGACGTGGAGGCGGCGTCCTATGATTGCCTGGAGACTGACGACGAGGTGAACGGAGCCTACTCCCCGCTCCTGGACGCCCTGTTCTACGGGACCGTGGTGGGACGGATGTACCAAGACTGGTACCAGACCAGTCCGCTTGGCGACGTCATCACCTTCAGAGTCCACTACGGAGTGAACGTCAGCAACGCCTTCTGGAACGGCTATGAGTGTCAGTACGGGGACGGCGGGGAGTCGTTCTACCCCATGGTCAGCCTGGACGTCACCAGTCACGAGATAGCGCACGGGCTGACTGAGAGGAACTCCAACCTGTACTACTTCCAGCAGTGGGGAGGCATCAACGAGGCCTTCTCCGACATGGCTGGAGAGACGGCGGAGGCCTACCTGAACGAGGCGGACTGGCTGATGGGCATTGACGTGTCCAAACAGCACACCCCCTTGCGCTACTTCCAACACCCCGAACTGGACAACTCCTCCATTTCCCACGTGGACAACTACACCGACTTCCTGGACCCGCACTTCGGCAGCGGCGTGTACAACCGGGTGTTCTTCCTCCTGGTGCATGACTACGGACTGCCCATCAGGGAGGTGTTCCACGTCTTCCTGCACGCCAATCAGATGTACTGGCACCACATGCCCACCTACGCCCAGGCGGCGTGCGACGTGATGAAGTCTGCCTATGACCGGGGACAGGACGGCGCCAAGTTCCGCCAGGCCTTCAGTGAGGTGGGGCTGGACGCGTGTCACCTGCAGGACCATGTGCTGGGCCTCAGGGCGGGGCAGGCTCACAGCAACATCACCGTGGCCAGACacatctcccccttcttctccttcagcgTCCCCGGGGAGTTCGCTGAGAACGTCACGGTCAGTGCCACCAGTCTTCAAGGCGACGTCTACATCGTCGTGTCCAACAGGACCTGGGACGCTGCGGACGGTGAGGAGGATGTAGACGTGTACGCCGAAGGACTGTCGCCTGTGCAGTTCCTGCTCCCttccaacacctccacacacttatCTCTGACGCTCTCCACAGATTCCGAAACACCGCTGACAGACGTCACCCTTCAGGCATCCTACGACTGCGTCGAGGACTACACACCCAGCGATGAGGACATGAATTCCTATTACATCTACTTCCTTTGGCAGGAATACTGTGACCACCCAAAAGAGGAAAACGATAACGATGGCGAGAGTGAAGAAGAACCAGACGAAAACGAAGATGAGCCGTCCAAGGAAGATGACCAAAGCGAGGACAGCACAGATGAAACGACGCCAGAGACACCCGAGCAAGGACGACAACGACCAGGACGACTCGGGCGAAAGCAGCGAGCTTCCTGA